A stretch of the Rosa rugosa chromosome 5, drRosRugo1.1, whole genome shotgun sequence genome encodes the following:
- the LOC133711459 gene encoding uncharacterized protein LOC133711459, whose protein sequence is MLADYFVNRPVFKDPVFRTRYRMSLNLFKRISTDLCQYDRYFVQRSDATDKVGLLPEQKMTAALRMLAYAEYLRAPTTADLRRLLAKAERRGFPGMIGSIDCMHWQWKNCPTGWAGEYSGRKHIPTIILEAVASYDTWIWHAFFGMPGACNDLNILAKSPLFDELTAGRAPLIQFQVNNRAHSLGYYLADGIYPRWTTFLKTVRNPTRPKEIEFAKTQEGYRKDVERCFGILQSQFGIVRGAARGWHKEDLRYIMLTCIILHNMIVENERPEDSDDELESDDEEDNNMRPRIAEVWEGPTGRDFDPVGRDAHHMNGFMDRYQQIRSEHSHSNLQEDLIQHFWEFQGNMSI, encoded by the exons ATGTTGGCCGACTACTTTGTCAACCGGCCAGTGTTCAAAGATCCGGTGTTCCGAACACGTTACAGGATGAGTCTCAATCTCTTCAAGCGTATATCTACTGACCTTTGCCAGTATGATCGTTACTTTGTTCAAAGGTCAGATGCTACCGATAAAGTCGGACTGCTTCCGGAGCAGAAGATGACAGCTGCCTTGCGAATGCTTGCTTACG CAGAATACCTCCGCGCTCCTACTACAGCCGACCTCAGACGACTTCTTGCCAAAGCTGAGAGGAGAGGTTTTCCTGGAATGATTGGGAGCATCGACTGTATGCATtggcaatggaagaattgtccGACAGGTTGGGCTGGAGAATATAGTGGTAGGAAACATATCCCCACTATCATCCTAGAAGCAGTCGCATCTTACGACACCTGGATTTGGCACGCATTCTTTGGAATGCCCGGGGCATGCAACGACCTGAACATCTTGGCAAAGTCTCCGTTGTTTGATGAGCTTACCGCCGGTAGAGCACCTCTGATCCAATTCCAAGTTAACAACAGAGCTCACAGTCTAGGGTACTATCTTGCCGACGGTATTTATCCTCGATGGACGACTTTCTTGAAAACTGTTCGAAATCCTACACGCCCCAAGGAAATCGAGTTTGCAAAGACTCAAGAGGGGTATAGGAAGGATGTAGAGAGATGTTTTGGTATATTGCAGTCACAGTTTGGTATTGTTAGAGGAGCTGCTCGTGGGTGGCATAAAGAGGACCTTCGATACATTATGTTGACGtgtattatattacacaacatgatTGTCGAAAATGAACGACCTGAAGACAGCGATGATGAGTTGGAGTCCGATGATGAGGAGGATAACAATATGAGGCCCAGGATTGCTGAGGTATGGGAGGGACCAACTGGTAGAGACTTTGATCCTGTTGGtagagatgctcatcatatgaaCGGATTCATGGACCGCTACCAACAAATTAGATCTGAGCACAGTCACTCCAACCTTCAGGAAGACCTCATTCAACACTTTTGGGAATTTCAAGGCAATATGAGTATCTAG
- the LOC133711458 gene encoding uncharacterized protein LOC133711458: VDSSSAAILCKPCNGKGWLLCDFCKGQKTNVKSDSNRIYRRCPTCRAIGYVLCSKCKVFKCVTFPNYDDGEELSF; encoded by the exons GTCGATTCTTCTTCTGCAGCAATTTTGTGCAAGCCTTGCAATGGCAAAGGGTGGTTACTCTGTGATTTCTGTAAAGGCCAGAAAACCAATGTGAAATCTGACTCTAATAGGATCTATCGGCGATGCCCAACTTGTAGAGCC ATTGGGTATGTGCTGTGTTCAAAGTGTAAGGTGTTCAAATGTGTCACATTCCCAAATTACGATGATGGTGAAGAGTTGTCTTTTTGA
- the LOC133711007 gene encoding kinesin-like protein KIN-12B — protein sequence MKSMQPRHNFLRETTEPPQSPNPSSGKPRVPRKHKASKENAPPSSDLNYTAFDSKPSPAAKLKSPLPPRPPPSNPLKRKLEMLPENSVHGASDSGVQVIVRMRPPRKDRDEGEMMVQKTAGDSLSINGQTFTFDSVADTDASQLDIFQLVGVPLVENCMAGFNSSVFAYGQTGSGKTYTMWGPANALLDENLSSDQQGLTPRVLERLFARINEEQIKHADKQLKYQCQCSFLEIYNEQITDLLDPNPKSLQIREDVKSGVYVENLTEECVRTIKDVTQLLIKGLSNRRTGSTSINADSSRSHTVFTCVVESRYKSVADGTSSFKRSRINLVDLAGSERQKLTGAAGERLKEAGNINRSLSQLGNLINILAEISQTGKQRHIPYRDSRLTFLLQESLGGNAKLAMVCAVSPTQSCKSETFSTLRFAQRAKAIKNKAVVNEVMQDDVNHLREVIRQLRDELQRIKANGKNAVDANGGHSAAWFRQSLNILKASLNRPMMSSHIDDDGDEEMEIDEEAVERLCDEVANQSVGCYARNLSNVSNVDTSKSHSELMGVQIGSSDVPQTHTSGSGFVTEQGSDDTDVKMEEEISDVPQKHTFGSACITEQGPDDTNVKMEEEISEQEESMIVDSVADTPDITSSSICNLLTEESASKKVHDDSSCEASEPAGVVSEYLSVADEPNKSQNVSVNCVSPSLMIVPCDVTPVLKSPTPSVSPRVNTSRKSLRTSSMMTASQKDLFDGSQLSPKAMHLSVEKPEKIRSSIDPSTQTCKNFSAPAEQLAASIRHGLEIIGSQRHSSALRRSAFRFSLKPSELRQILPVPKVDAGVQTVDELPQEDSVDYICNNCKNRMDLEGNNELSKMELVPVDASELVPVDASEPADKSRMQVPKAVEKVLAGAIRREMALEDICAKKTSEIMQLNRLVQQYKHERECNAIISQTREDKILRLESLMDGVLPTEEFMEEELVSLTHDYKLLKEKYENHPELLRTKIELKRVQDELENLRNFNDMGEREVLLEEIQDLRSQLQYYVDSSSTSSRTRNSVLQLTYSCEPKLAPLSTIQESNEGSVEQKFEQERKQWTEVESTWICLSEELRTELEASRSLVEKTKQELETEKKCAEELKEAMQRAMEGQSRMLEQYADLEEKHMELLIRHRRIRDGVEDVKKAAAKAGVRGAESKFINSLAAEITALRLERERERRYLRDENKGLQAQLQDTAEAVQAAGELLIRLKEADEAVAIAQRQATEAQQETNKAYIKIEKLKKKHEKEISSLNELLAQSQLPKEAIRPAYDEDSHIAKYDVGEPHSLSDQRWKEEFEPFYNGEDGELRKLAEPSSWFSGYDRCNI from the exons ATGAAGTCTATGCAGCCGCGCCACAACTTCTTACGGGAGACGACGGAGCCTCCCCAGTCGCCAAACCCTAGCTCCGGCAAGCCTAGGGTCCCGCGGAAGCATAAAGCCTCGAAGGAGAACGCGCCTCCGTCTTCAGATCTCAACTATACGGCCTTCGATTCGAAGCCTTCGCCCGCGGCCAAGCTGAAGAGTCCGCTGCCGCCTCGGCCGCCGCCGTCAAATCCTCTCAAACGGAAGCTCGAGATGCTCCCTGAGAACTCCGTCCATGGAGCCTCTGATTCTGGCGTCCAG GTAATCGTGAGAATGCGGCCGCCAAGAAAGGACAGGGATGAAGGAGAGATGATGGTGCAGAAAACTGCTGGTGATTCTTTGTCGATAAATGGACAAACCTTCACATTTGACTCAGTGGCCGACACAGATGCATCACAG CTAGATATTTTCCAGCTTGTAGGAGTACCACTGGTTGAAAATTGTATGGCTGGGTTCAACAGTTCTGTGTTTGCATACGGACAG ACTGGAAGTGGAAAGACATACACTATGTGGGGTCCTGCAAATGCATTGTTGGATGAAAATTTATCAAGTGATCAACAAGGCTTAACTCCCCGTGTTCTCGAGCGTCTTTTTGCTCGCATAAATGAG GAGCAAATCAAGCATGCTGACAAACAACTCAAGTATCAGTGCCAGTGTTCTTTTTTAGAG ATTTACAACGAACAAATCACAGATCTGTTGGATCCAAATCCAAAAAGTCTTCAG ATAAGAGAAGATGTTAAATCAGGTGTCTATGTGGAAAATCTCACAGAGGAATGTGTGCGCACAATCAAAGATGTGACTCAGCTTTTGATAAag GGGTTGTCAAACAGGAGGACTGGTTCAACTAGTATCAATGCGGACAGTTCTCGCTCACATACTGTTTTTACCTGTGTTGTTGAATCTCGATACAAG AGTGTGGCAGATGGTACAAGCAGCTTTAAAAGGAGTAGAATAAATCTTGTTGATCTAGCTGGATCAGAGCGCCAAAAGTTAACTGGTGCAGCTGGGGAGCGCTTGAAGGAAGCGGGCAATATCAATCGATCACTCTCACAGCTTGG GAATTTGATAAACATCCTTGCTGAAATTTCTCAGACAGGAAAGCAAAGGCATATCCCCTATAGAGATTCCAGGTTGACATTCTTACTTCAGGAGTCTCTTGGGGGGAATGCAAAGTTAGCAATGGTTTGTGCTGTTTCTCCAACACAGAG CTGTAAGAGTGAGACTTTCAGTACATTGAGATTTGCTCAGCGTGCCAAGGCTATCAAGAATAAGGCAGTTGTTAATGAAGTAATGCAGGATGATGTGAATCACTTGCGTGAAGTGATACGACAATTAAGG GATGAACTACAGCGAATCAAAGCAAATGGGAAGAATGCAGTTGATGCAAATGGAGGTCATTCAGCGGCGTGGTTTCGTCAAAGCTTGAATATACTAAAGGCTAGTCTTAACCGTCCAATGATGTCATCTCATATTGATGATGACGGTGATGAGGAGATGGAAATTGATGAGGAAGCTGTTGAGAGGCTATGTGATGAAGTGGCTAACCAATCAGTTGGCTGTTATGCAAGAAACCTATCTAATGTGAGCAATGTAGATACAAGTAAATCTCATTCCGAACTTATGGGTGTTCAAATTGGAAGCTCTGATGTTCCTCAGACCCACACATCTGGAAGTGGTTTTGTCACAGAACAAGGTTCAGATGATACAGATGTTAAAATGGAAGAAGAAATATCTGATGTTCCTCAGAAGCACACATTTGGAAGTGCTTGTATCACAGAACAAGGTCCTGATGATACAAATGTCAAAATGGAAGAAGAAATTTCTGAACAAGAAGAGTCCATGATTGTTGATTCTGTTGCTGACACCCCAGATATTACAAGTTCCTCCATCTGCAATTTGCTAACTGAAGAGTCAGCCAGTAAAAAAGTACACGATGACTCCTCGTGTGAAGCATCTGAACCGGCTGGTGTAGTATCTGAATATCTTTCAGTTGCAGATGAGCCCAATAAATCACAAAATGTTTCAGTAAATTGTGTTTCTCCGAGCCTCATGATAGTTCCATGTGATGTAACCCCAGTCCTAAAATCTCCTACTCCCAGTGTTTCACCTAGGGTGAACACCAGCAGGAAAAGTTTGAGGACCTCATCAATGATGACAGCTTCTCAGAAGGATCTTTTTGATGGCAGTCAATTAAGCCCAAAGGCCATGCACCTATCTGTGGAGAAACCTGAAAAAATACGCTCCTCTATTGATCCATCAACTCAGACATGTAAGAATTTTTCAGCACCAGCTGAACAGTTGGCAGCAAGCATTCGCCATGGCCTTGAAATTATTGGTAGTCAGCGCCATAGTTCAGCTTTGAGGAGATCAGCATTCAGGTTTTCACTGAAACCTTCAGAGTTGAGGCAGATTTTGCCAGTTCCCAAAGTTGATGCTGGTGTGCAAACTGTTGATGAGTTACCACAAGAAGATTCAGTGGACTATATTTGTAATAATTGCAAGAACAGAATGGATCTAGAGGGTAATAATGAACTTTCAAAAATGGAATTAGTACCTGTGGATGCATCAGAATTAGTACCTGTAGATGCATCAGAGCCTGCTGACAAATCCAGGATGCAGGTTCCAAAA GCCGTAGAAAAGGTGTTAGCCGGAGCCATCCGCAGAGAAATGGCATTAGAAGACATATGTGCCAAGAAAACTTCTGAGATAATGCAGCTTAACCGTTTG GTGCAGCAGTACAAGCATGAGAGGGAATGCAATGCTATTATATCCCAGACAAGGGAGGATAAGATTCTTCGCCTTGAGAGCCTTATGGATGGTGTTTTACCCACTGAGGAGTTCATGGAGGAAGAACTAGTGTCCCTCACACATGATTACAAG CTTTTGAAGGAGAAATACGAGAATCATCCAGAGCTTTTGAGGACAAAGATCGAGTTAAAAAGAGTTCAAGATGAGCTGGAAAATTTACGTAACTTTAATGATATGGGTGAAAGAGAGGTGTTGTTGGAAGAGATTCAAGATTTAAGAAGCCAGCTACAGTATTATGTGGACTCCTCATCCACATCATCCCGTACACGAAACTCTGTGCTGCAGTTGACCTATTCCTGTGAGCCAAAGTTGGCCCCTCTTAGTACAATTCAAGAGTCAAATGAGGGAAGCGTTGAGCAGAAATTTGAACAGGAGAGGAAACAGTGGACTGAGGTAGAGAGTACGTGGATTTGTCTTTCTGAGGAATTAAGAACTGAACTTGAGGCTAGCAGATCACTGGTTGAAAAGACAAAGCAGGAATTAGAAACAGAGAAGAAATGTGCTGAAGAGCTCAAGGAAGCAATGCAACGAGCAATGGAGGGGCAGTCGCGAATGTTGGAACAGTATGCAGATTTGGAAGAGAAACATATGGAACTTCTTATAAGGCATAGGAGGATCCGGGATGGAGTGGAAGATGTAAAGAAAGCAGCTGCTAAGGCTGGAGTTAGGGGTGCTGAGTCCAAGTTTATAAATTCTCTCGCTGCAGAAATTACAGCACTGAGattagaaagagaaagagaaaggagaTATCTGAGGGATGAAAATAAGGGGCTTCAGGCTCAATTACAGGATACTGCTGAAGCTGTACAGGCTGCAGGTGAATTGCTGATACGACTCAAAGAAGCAGATGAGGCTGTTGCTATTGCTCAG AGACAAGCTACAGAGGCCCAGCAAGAAACAAACAAGGCTTACATCAAGAttgaaaaattgaagaaaaaacaTGAAAAGGAGATAAGCAGTCTTAATGAGCTCCTTGCTCAGTCTCAGTTACCCAAAGAAGCGATCCGACCGGCTTATGATGAAGATTCTCATATCGCAAAATATGACGTAGGTGAACCCCATAGTTTGAGTGATCAGCGGTGGAAAGAGGAATTTGAGCCATTCTACAATGGGGAAGATGGCGAGTTACGAAAACTTGCTGAACCCTCATCATGGTTCTCTGGTTACGACCGATGCAACATATAG